A stretch of Methanocalculus natronophilus DNA encodes these proteins:
- the artA gene encoding archaeosortase A: MNEYLVFLSCIGFLLFLIPNRYRWYAGIIGWASISLLLLLELPGFLEINNFLYPTIGILSVPFVYLTARRLLAEDQAIGSLTKAAAFSFLIYAPFGFIDPLRNWLIAVVVDQTYFVLSLLKYPVTLYSWNTFMAGSIPGSDLGFRVEIVLGCTGIASIAIMLAVANMVPTTLRQKVLAFLLIAPTIYILNLFRNAYVIMAYTGQWYPWLPELVGRGAYGYESFFWAHNVVSELLALALLIGMAYALFRLIPDLGVMAEQLISRYIHDSRELVAGFRQAVLRGR, translated from the coding sequence ATGAATGAGTACCTGGTCTTTCTATCCTGTATTGGTTTTCTTCTTTTTCTGATACCAAACAGGTACCGATGGTATGCAGGCATCATCGGCTGGGCGTCCATATCCCTGCTTCTCTTACTTGAGCTGCCAGGTTTTCTCGAGATTAACAACTTCCTCTATCCGACAATCGGCATCCTTTCGGTTCCCTTTGTCTACCTGACAGCGCGGCGTCTGCTGGCAGAAGATCAGGCTATCGGCTCACTTACAAAAGCAGCGGCGTTTTCATTTCTCATCTATGCACCGTTTGGGTTCATTGATCCACTTCGAAACTGGCTGATAGCAGTCGTTGTCGACCAGACATATTTTGTCCTGTCGCTTCTCAAGTATCCAGTCACCCTGTACTCATGGAATACCTTCATGGCAGGGTCAATACCCGGCAGTGATCTCGGATTCCGGGTTGAGATTGTCCTTGGGTGCACGGGAATTGCCAGCATCGCCATCATGCTTGCGGTTGCAAATATGGTGCCGACGACTCTCCGGCAGAAGGTCCTCGCCTTTCTCCTGATAGCACCAACCATCTATATTCTCAATCTCTTCAGGAACGCCTATGTCATCATGGCATATACCGGCCAGTGGTACCCCTGGCTTCCTGAGCTTGTGGGACGGGGAGCCTATGGCTATGAGAGTTTCTTCTGGGCACACAATGTCGTCTCTGAACTACTGGCCCTTGCACTTCTCATTGGAATGGCTTATGCGCTCTTCCGACTCATCCCCGATCTCGGGGTGATGGCAGAGCAGCTGATTTCCAGGTATATTCATGATAGCAGAGAGCTTGTGGCCGGGTTCAGGCAAGCCGTTTTGAGAGGTAGATGA
- a CDS encoding CDP-alcohol phosphatidyltransferase family protein: MNITALRPRCIRYLEPLANLCVRLGLTPNQITILSLLFGIACAAAFAYREFLLGSLLLFISAVLDLVDGSVARKTDRNSCFGAVLDWIIDKYIDVLALLGVGLSGVAIISEIAPVPPIADFGIVAVAIIGSMMNTFIKPVVYAEVGFSDRVCGKIDDPLEGVGFFGRPETLLVLILGGVTGFIWVSIIIIALCTNLSAIQRIIYLSKRLA, translated from the coding sequence ATGAATATCACCGCACTCCGGCCACGCTGTATCAGGTATCTCGAACCTCTCGCAAATCTCTGCGTACGGCTGGGCCTCACTCCCAACCAGATAACAATCCTCTCGTTACTCTTTGGTATAGCATGCGCCGCCGCATTTGCATACCGGGAATTTCTGCTTGGATCACTGCTCCTCTTCATCTCTGCGGTGCTCGATCTTGTTGACGGGAGTGTCGCGCGGAAGACCGACAGGAACAGTTGTTTCGGCGCGGTTCTCGACTGGATTATCGATAAGTACATTGATGTACTCGCACTCCTCGGGGTTGGCCTCTCAGGAGTTGCCATCATCTCAGAAATAGCTCCAGTCCCCCCGATTGCAGATTTTGGAATTGTCGCTGTTGCCATCATCGGCTCAATGATGAACACCTTCATCAAGCCGGTTGTCTATGCGGAAGTCGGGTTCTCAGACCGGGTCTGCGGAAAAATTGATGACCCACTGGAAGGAGTCGGGTTCTTTGGCAGGCCCGAAACCCTCCTTGTCTTAATTCTCGGGGGCGTGACAGGATTCATCTGGGTATCCATCATCATCATCGCGCTCTGCACAAATCTCTCTGCTATCCAGCGGATCATCTACCTCTCAAAACGGCTTGCCTGA
- a CDS encoding dihydrofolate reductase family protein, giving the protein MRQHPEKPHVLMMSEITADGKLTLKKDASSKILMKYMAEETELLLHRTRAACDAIMVGSQTIRIDNSFLTVRKVPGKSPLRVIPNSRGDLPLSSNIFKSDAKTVIAVSDAAPAENVQAIRATGADVVVAGSDQIDLPSLLSVLSDQYGVRKMMVEGGPTLNWHMLHHRLVDEIRLIHLPFIVGGDDTPSLVGGMHIESEDEMIRLDLRNHYLCGTNLVTEYDVLYPAIV; this is encoded by the coding sequence ATGAGGCAGCATCCAGAAAAACCCCACGTACTCATGATGTCAGAGATTACAGCAGACGGGAAACTTACACTCAAAAAGGATGCGTCAAGCAAGATCCTGATGAAATATATGGCTGAGGAGACCGAACTCCTCCTCCACAGGACACGGGCCGCATGCGACGCCATCATGGTCGGGTCGCAGACCATCCGTATCGACAATTCCTTTCTCACTGTCCGGAAAGTCCCGGGGAAGAGTCCTCTCCGGGTTATCCCAAACAGCAGGGGAGATCTCCCTCTCTCCTCAAATATCTTTAAATCAGATGCAAAGACCGTTATTGCGGTCTCTGACGCAGCTCCGGCTGAAAATGTGCAGGCAATCCGCGCAACTGGCGCTGACGTGGTTGTTGCGGGATCAGATCAGATCGATCTCCCCTCTCTTCTCTCAGTTCTCTCTGACCAGTATGGTGTAAGAAAGATGATGGTCGAGGGGGGACCGACCCTGAACTGGCATATGCTCCATCACCGGCTTGTTGATGAGATCCGGCTCATCCACCTTCCCTTCATTGTCGGAGGGGATGATACGCCATCACTTGTTGGCGGTATGCATATCGAGAGTGAGGATGAGATGATCAGGCTTGATCTCAGGAATCATTATCTCTGTGGCACAAACCTTGTAACGGAGTACGATGTACTCTATCCGGCGATAGTATGA
- the sppA gene encoding signal peptide peptidase SppA: MNVIEREIQKVRRRKKLKLVFLGLFFLVIGIFAILGFLSLADPLSLSDVSVVRVEGLMVTGPGKSASHIGSEYVGAEIRKAADDPLTRAIVLRIDSPGGTPAAAQEIIRDITYAKEKKPVVVSMGDAAPSAAYYIAAYADRIYSSPDTMTGGIGVMWVFYDLSRQFDLEGIEVDVVKSGDMKDMTHPYRTISPDEEAVAQELVDASFDRLFDDISSQRNITRESIEDGRLIRGEDAIALGLVDEIGNLQDAIAGARAMARAR; the protein is encoded by the coding sequence ATGAATGTGATAGAACGGGAGATTCAGAAAGTCAGGAGGAGGAAAAAACTCAAGCTTGTTTTTCTTGGTTTGTTCTTTCTCGTCATTGGCATATTCGCCATTCTGGGCTTCCTGAGCCTTGCAGATCCTCTCTCTCTAAGTGATGTTTCTGTGGTTCGGGTCGAAGGACTCATGGTTACTGGTCCTGGAAAATCAGCCAGCCATATCGGGAGCGAATATGTCGGTGCAGAGATCCGAAAGGCAGCTGACGATCCCCTGACACGTGCAATTGTCCTCAGGATAGACTCTCCCGGCGGCACCCCTGCAGCAGCACAGGAGATTATCCGTGATATCACCTATGCAAAGGAGAAGAAACCGGTTGTCGTCTCAATGGGAGATGCTGCACCCTCGGCAGCATACTATATCGCCGCCTATGCCGACCGCATTTATTCAAGCCCGGATACGATGACGGGCGGCATCGGGGTTATGTGGGTCTTCTATGATCTGAGCAGGCAGTTTGACCTTGAAGGAATTGAAGTGGATGTGGTCAAGTCCGGTGATATGAAGGATATGACCCACCCCTACCGCACCATCTCGCCGGATGAGGAGGCTGTTGCCCAGGAACTTGTTGATGCCAGCTTCGACCGGTTGTTTGATGATATCAGCAGCCAGCGGAATATCACACGCGAGTCTATTGAAGATGGGCGCCTGATCCGCGGGGAAGATGCGATTGCCCTTGGGCTTGTCGATGAGATCGGAAACCTCCAGGATGCGATAGCCGGCGCGCGGGCAATGGCCCGGGCGCGGTGA
- the truD gene encoding tRNA pseudouridine(13) synthase TruD, protein MKPSTHPLEHELQMRYYGDDHPGIGGKLRTIPEDFVVDEIPKPFTGSGPYLICKVTRRSWEHQHAIHEIAKRLGISRKRIGWAGTKDRNAIATHYISLYKVDADAIRRLSLKDMTIEVAGSHQFGLSLGDLLGNQFTITIRDCEKEMMQSIPEIAETVRSGIPNYYGVQRFGAQKPITHRIGKAILLGDYQDAVMTYIGEAFPNEDAFVRDARAAFRETGDAKEALHALPVRLGFERAMLDHLTKNTGDYQGALTQLPKTLGSMFVSAWQSYIFNAALSDRFDRGFAPGEPEPGDRLIFGNKRSDIATEQNLPTARQHIRRQRAEVAAFLPGGTGIQNPGPMETYMISLSREHGITEDSFKRASQFLKTAFDGALRSISLNTDIHSVLEENTVILTFTLPPGQYATSVCREFMKGDPLSLV, encoded by the coding sequence ATGAAGCCAAGCACCCACCCCCTGGAACACGAGCTGCAGATGCGGTACTATGGAGACGACCATCCCGGCATCGGAGGAAAGCTGAGGACCATCCCTGAAGACTTCGTCGTGGACGAGATTCCAAAGCCATTCACCGGGAGCGGGCCGTACCTGATCTGCAAAGTAACCCGCCGCTCCTGGGAGCACCAGCATGCCATCCACGAGATAGCAAAGAGGCTTGGGATCAGCAGGAAGCGGATAGGATGGGCTGGCACAAAGGACAGAAACGCCATTGCAACTCATTACATCTCACTCTACAAAGTCGATGCTGATGCAATACGCAGGCTCTCGCTGAAGGATATGACAATCGAGGTTGCCGGCTCCCACCAGTTTGGACTCTCACTTGGGGATCTTTTGGGCAACCAGTTTACGATCACCATCCGTGACTGTGAGAAGGAGATGATGCAATCCATTCCGGAGATTGCAGAGACCGTGAGATCCGGCATCCCGAACTATTACGGTGTTCAGAGGTTCGGCGCCCAGAAACCGATCACCCATCGTATCGGCAAAGCGATCCTCCTGGGCGACTACCAGGATGCGGTCATGACCTATATCGGGGAGGCGTTTCCAAATGAGGACGCATTTGTCAGGGATGCGCGTGCTGCATTCCGGGAGACCGGAGATGCAAAAGAGGCACTCCATGCGCTCCCGGTGCGGCTTGGATTCGAGCGTGCCATGCTGGACCACCTCACAAAAAACACCGGTGATTACCAGGGAGCACTCACACAACTCCCCAAAACGCTTGGCTCAATGTTTGTCTCAGCCTGGCAGTCCTATATCTTCAATGCAGCCCTCAGCGACCGCTTTGATCGCGGATTTGCACCAGGTGAGCCCGAGCCCGGTGACAGACTCATCTTTGGAAACAAACGATCAGACATCGCAACCGAACAGAACCTCCCGACAGCTCGCCAGCATATCAGACGGCAGCGGGCAGAAGTAGCTGCGTTCTTACCCGGCGGAACAGGGATTCAAAATCCCGGGCCGATGGAGACCTATATGATCAGCCTATCCCGGGAGCACGGTATCACCGAAGATTCCTTCAAACGCGCATCACAATTCCTGAAAACTGCTTTTGACGGAGCTCTCAGGTCAATTTCCCTGAATACGGATATTCATTCAGTACTTGAGGAGAATACGGTCATCCTTACATTTACACTTCCCCCCGGCCAGTATGCGACATCGGTATGCCGCGAGTTCATGAAAGGGGACCCATTATCCCTGGTCTGA
- the pth2 gene encoding peptidyl-tRNA hydrolase Pth2: MSQSPEFVWKQCLIIRDDLKMSCGKKCAQLAHAAVGASEKATAASKRAWMDEGQKKVALKATGERALFELKVIAEANSIPTSIIQDAGLTEIPPGTVTALGLGPAKSEILDRITAELKLL; the protein is encoded by the coding sequence ATGAGTCAATCACCTGAGTTTGTATGGAAACAATGCCTGATCATCCGGGACGACCTCAAGATGAGCTGCGGCAAGAAATGCGCCCAGCTTGCTCATGCCGCAGTCGGCGCCTCTGAGAAAGCCACTGCAGCCTCAAAGCGTGCATGGATGGATGAAGGGCAGAAGAAGGTCGCACTGAAGGCAACCGGTGAGCGGGCGCTCTTTGAACTGAAGGTTATCGCTGAGGCAAACAGCATTCCCACATCCATCATCCAGGATGCAGGCCTCACCGAGATCCCCCCTGGAACCGTCACTGCCCTTGGCCTTGGGCCAGCAAAAAGCGAGATCCTTGACCGCATCACCGCAGAATTAAAACTCCTATGA
- the bcp gene encoding thioredoxin-dependent thiol peroxidase: protein MTELVVGMPAPDFCLPDADEQMVCLSEHRGRFVVVYFYPRDNTSGCTLEARSFTEELDAFTDANAVVLGISPDSPKSHKRFAEKQSLAVTLLSDPDHMVSDAYGVWVLKKMYGRESMGILRSTFLLDPEGKIAHIWRKVKVKGHVDEVMAKLLELRS, encoded by the coding sequence ATGACTGAACTCGTTGTAGGGATGCCTGCGCCGGATTTCTGCCTCCCTGATGCAGATGAACAGATGGTCTGCCTCTCCGAACACAGAGGGAGGTTTGTGGTCGTCTATTTCTACCCAAGGGACAACACATCAGGCTGTACGCTTGAGGCACGATCCTTTACTGAAGAGCTGGATGCATTTACTGATGCAAATGCAGTGGTTCTTGGGATCAGCCCTGATTCTCCAAAAAGCCATAAACGGTTTGCTGAAAAACAGAGCCTCGCGGTAACCCTGCTCTCGGATCCTGATCACATGGTGAGTGATGCCTATGGTGTCTGGGTTTTGAAGAAGATGTATGGGAGAGAGTCGATGGGTATTCTCCGGAGCACGTTCTTACTTGATCCTGAAGGAAAAATTGCTCATATCTGGCGAAAAGTGAAGGTAAAAGGTCATGTTGACGAGGTGATGGCAAAGCTTCTGGAACTCCGGAGCTAG
- a CDS encoding DNA polymerase ligase N-terminal domain-containing protein, which translates to MTDSPLFVIQKHDAQNLHYDLRLEVQGTLRSWVLPKGPSADPAVKRLAMETADHRLEYAAFEGVIPEGEYGAGTVLIWDRGTFENLRLEKDGTDIERSLAEGKVEVFFSGTRMKGGWALIRTGKPSEGRWLFIKMKDEYADRTTRLTDA; encoded by the coding sequence ATGACAGATTCACCATTGTTTGTTATCCAGAAGCATGATGCACAGAACCTTCATTACGATCTCCGGCTTGAGGTTCAGGGAACCCTCCGCTCCTGGGTTCTTCCAAAAGGCCCATCCGCAGACCCGGCGGTGAAACGGCTTGCCATGGAGACAGCGGATCACCGCCTTGAGTATGCCGCGTTTGAAGGGGTGATCCCGGAAGGTGAGTATGGTGCCGGTACGGTGCTGATCTGGGATCGCGGCACCTTCGAAAACCTCAGGCTGGAGAAAGATGGAACGGATATAGAGAGATCCCTTGCTGAAGGGAAGGTTGAGGTATTCTTTTCAGGTACCAGGATGAAAGGCGGCTGGGCTCTCATCCGGACGGGGAAGCCATCTGAAGGCCGCTGGCTCTTCATCAAGATGAAGGATGAGTATGCAGACAGGACAACCAGACTCACGGATGCATAA
- a CDS encoding condensation protein produces MTSNPARHPVPAFDLFNVFFERIYDPTVHVVFTFSGHLDEGKLRDATMQVIAANPYLGTRFIVVDGVPVWEETQQTLWDAAFVLLDAAETDFPPAVVPDPLDVRNGPQIRVALYRKPDSDCVVVTCHHGFCDANGAFVLGKEVFAAYRGVCNDTGYVHPETGLYDRTTARLLSLYTEEEKRAAIAEEEPFIDRWRFPVVSAGRGVPKAAYRRLRGDRLSRIKAFGKRFDATVNDLLLGAFFLAFLAIRDDPADRGAPRGILTSADMRKFLPGDGDTPPANLSVAFELTLSVDEGATLEDILPTVVAFTRRRKEGGLGPGCIHFYEEIMAGGMDSVEGFFDGMIKRYQESGQKNPVFANLGVIDCDAYLPVPGRDGSSPDLRDVWFIPCVCWPYGFLVTAYTVLEEVTLMTAYEEGPYSTETVERFLEYMDGYLP; encoded by the coding sequence ATGACCTCCAACCCGGCCCGCCATCCAGTACCTGCTTTTGATCTCTTTAATGTCTTTTTTGAACGGATATACGATCCAACAGTTCATGTCGTATTCACGTTTTCCGGCCATCTTGATGAGGGAAAACTACGGGATGCGACCATGCAGGTGATTGCTGCCAACCCCTATCTTGGCACCCGTTTCATAGTGGTCGACGGTGTGCCGGTCTGGGAGGAGACGCAGCAGACTCTGTGGGATGCGGCGTTTGTTCTTCTCGATGCAGCAGAAACAGATTTCCCGCCTGCTGTTGTGCCCGATCCGCTTGATGTCCGGAACGGCCCACAGATCCGGGTTGCTCTCTACAGAAAACCGGATTCTGACTGCGTTGTTGTCACCTGCCATCACGGGTTCTGTGATGCGAATGGTGCATTTGTGCTTGGAAAGGAGGTTTTTGCCGCATATCGTGGTGTATGTAACGATACCGGGTATGTCCATCCGGAAACGGGCCTCTATGACCGGACAACTGCTCGTCTGCTCTCCCTCTATACTGAAGAGGAGAAAAGAGCTGCTATTGCGGAAGAAGAACCCTTCATCGACAGGTGGCGGTTTCCCGTGGTGAGTGCCGGCCGGGGTGTTCCAAAGGCTGCATACAGAAGACTCAGGGGTGATCGCCTCAGCAGGATCAAGGCGTTTGGGAAGAGGTTTGATGCTACAGTCAATGATCTGCTGCTTGGTGCCTTCTTCCTCGCGTTTCTTGCGATCAGGGATGATCCTGCTGACCGCGGAGCACCCCGCGGGATTCTGACGTCAGCAGATATGCGGAAGTTTCTGCCGGGTGACGGCGATACCCCGCCTGCGAATCTCTCGGTTGCATTTGAACTGACACTCAGTGTCGACGAGGGTGCAACGCTTGAGGATATTCTTCCAACGGTTGTAGCCTTCACACGCAGGCGAAAGGAAGGCGGGCTGGGGCCCGGCTGCATTCATTTTTATGAAGAGATTATGGCAGGCGGGATGGATTCAGTTGAAGGCTTCTTTGACGGGATGATCAAACGGTACCAGGAATCCGGCCAGAAGAACCCGGTCTTTGCAAACCTTGGTGTGATCGACTGCGATGCCTATCTTCCTGTTCCGGGGCGTGACGGCTCTTCGCCTGACCTGCGCGATGTCTGGTTCATCCCCTGTGTCTGCTGGCCATATGGGTTCCTGGTGACGGCTTATACCGTTCTGGAAGAGGTTACCCTCATGACTGCATACGAGGAGGGACCGTACTCAACTGAGACTGTTGAGCGGTTTTTAGAGTATATGGATGGGTATCTGCCGTGA
- a CDS encoding HD domain-containing protein: METDDGIDLIQRHVRAFLKESGSHGFDHTARVTRLCKRIGLREGADMSVLIPAALFHDIARPLEEETGIPHEEQGSEMAAAYLTSAGYPGDQVAAITHAIRSHRFRSGVLPETREAKILSDADKLDAMGAAGIARTFMQAGEEGTGISGAVAHFHEKLLKLKDRMYTEAAREIAEERHAFLRMFLQELEREECGD, translated from the coding sequence ATGGAAACAGATGATGGAATTGATCTGATACAACGGCATGTCAGGGCGTTTCTCAAGGAATCGGGCTCCCACGGGTTCGATCATACCGCCCGTGTCACCCGTCTCTGCAAAAGAATCGGATTGCGCGAGGGTGCGGATATGTCGGTACTCATCCCTGCCGCCCTCTTCCATGATATCGCCCGGCCCCTTGAGGAGGAGACGGGCATCCCCCATGAAGAGCAGGGATCAGAGATGGCGGCAGCATATCTCACATCTGCCGGGTACCCCGGTGATCAGGTTGCTGCAATCACGCATGCGATCCGTTCCCACCGTTTTCGTTCTGGGGTTCTGCCGGAGACGCGTGAAGCGAAGATCCTCTCGGATGCCGACAAGCTGGATGCGATGGGTGCAGCAGGCATTGCCCGGACTTTCATGCAGGCAGGGGAGGAGGGCACCGGGATTTCAGGGGCGGTTGCTCATTTCCATGAGAAGTTGCTGAAGCTGAAGGATAGGATGTATACGGAGGCTGCCCGTGAGATAGCCGAAGAGAGGCATGCGTTTCTTCGTATGTTTCTCCAGGAGCTTGAGCGCGAGGAATGCGGGGATTAG
- a CDS encoding transglutaminase domain-containing protein yields the protein MRIKALLFAIILMIAMLAFAGCVSDHPVHTEENTGETLFQKGLAEYEAGNYQAAEAAFEGSAAWYFAHGHTDPGIESRNWMFRSTRTYGEFSLGEAAARDALKAAVPDITEEEINSWLADEAQKLVSDGETLYFYNTARNYLYAHPELLQKQKLAFSFEFMSRYALAEDVRTGSLKAEDLPYRNPIHYEGTMHLEIAKENLPEGGTLKIWYPHPIETDIQRDVSVTNMAYPEYIVKGPDVHHEIGIIYYEIPVDAIDGDLVLTADIAFTSYEGIFIVDPEKVGEYDTTDPEYILYTRSERNIEVNDAIRNKAREIVGSETNPHTQAQMIYEHIITTYPYSLVPHVSLDSKTPKVAESTHMFTTGRGDCGTQSMLFSAFCRSLGIPARATGGFQMLLQDTPSPHFWAEYYLPGYGWVPVDPTVADGGDWFDIPEDDRAAFKRYYGTNIDPTRLVIQKNVDATVIPDYPEGAVIFRVVRQFPAIISDTSMEDMELFAMESFRIELEKKN from the coding sequence ATGCGAATCAAGGCATTACTCTTTGCAATCATCCTGATGATTGCGATGCTCGCTTTCGCGGGCTGCGTCTCCGATCACCCTGTTCACACCGAAGAAAATACCGGCGAAACCCTATTCCAGAAGGGCCTTGCCGAATACGAAGCCGGAAACTACCAGGCCGCAGAAGCAGCATTTGAAGGATCAGCGGCCTGGTATTTCGCTCATGGCCACACGGATCCCGGGATTGAATCCAGAAACTGGATGTTTCGGTCAACGAGAACCTATGGCGAATTTTCACTGGGTGAAGCTGCCGCACGGGATGCCCTGAAAGCGGCAGTGCCCGATATCACCGAAGAAGAGATCAACAGCTGGCTCGCAGACGAAGCCCAGAAACTTGTCTCCGACGGTGAGACCCTGTATTTCTATAATACCGCAAGGAACTACCTCTATGCCCATCCGGAACTCCTGCAGAAGCAAAAGCTGGCATTCTCCTTTGAATTTATGTCCCGGTATGCACTGGCTGAAGATGTCCGGACAGGCAGTCTGAAGGCAGAGGATCTCCCCTACAGGAACCCGATACACTACGAGGGGACGATGCATCTTGAGATTGCAAAAGAAAACCTTCCCGAAGGAGGCACCCTGAAGATCTGGTACCCCCACCCCATCGAGACCGATATCCAGCGTGATGTCTCGGTTACGAACATGGCATATCCTGAGTATATCGTGAAGGGCCCGGATGTCCATCACGAGATCGGGATCATCTACTACGAGATTCCTGTCGATGCCATCGACGGCGATCTGGTCCTCACCGCTGATATCGCGTTCACCTCTTATGAGGGAATCTTCATTGTCGACCCCGAAAAAGTCGGCGAATATGACACAACCGATCCCGAGTATATCCTCTACACGAGGTCAGAGCGGAACATCGAGGTAAACGACGCGATCCGGAATAAAGCGCGTGAGATCGTCGGAAGCGAAACAAACCCCCACACGCAGGCACAGATGATCTATGAGCATATCATCACAACATACCCCTACAGCCTCGTCCCGCATGTATCGCTGGATTCAAAGACCCCGAAAGTCGCCGAGTCCACCCATATGTTCACAACAGGCCGTGGCGACTGCGGCACCCAGAGCATGCTCTTCTCGGCATTCTGCCGATCACTTGGCATCCCCGCCCGTGCCACCGGCGGGTTCCAGATGCTCCTTCAGGACACTCCAAGCCCCCATTTCTGGGCTGAGTACTATCTCCCCGGATATGGATGGGTACCGGTTGATCCGACCGTCGCCGACGGCGGCGACTGGTTCGATATCCCCGAAGATGACAGGGCAGCCTTCAAGAGATACTATGGAACCAATATCGACCCAACCCGGCTTGTGATCCAGAAGAATGTCGATGCAACAGTGATCCCCGATTATCCCGAGGGCGCCGTGATCTTCAGAGTCGTCCGGCAGTTTCCGGCGATTATAAGCGACACCTCCATGGAAGATATGGAGTTATTCGCAATGGAGAGCTTCAGAATCGAACTTGAGAAGAAAAACTAA
- a CDS encoding shikimate kinase codes for MNPKTITRRGEDDSGVPPMTHPQHNIILIGMPGAGKSTVGVVLAKTLGMQFIDCDILIQQQSGRMLQEILDEDGPDAFRQIEEEVILSLSPRHSVIATGGSVIWSRAAMEHLKSLGVVVYLEISCSEMEKRIKNITTRGIVLLPDQTLREMYESRVPLYEQYADITIASSEKDVESVVRELHAIS; via the coding sequence ATGAATCCTAAAACAATCACACGAAGAGGAGAAGATGATTCAGGAGTACCTCCGATGACCCACCCCCAGCACAACATCATCCTTATCGGCATGCCGGGTGCCGGGAAGAGCACCGTCGGCGTCGTCCTTGCAAAGACGCTTGGCATGCAGTTTATTGACTGCGATATCCTGATACAGCAGCAGAGCGGCAGGATGCTCCAGGAGATCCTTGACGAGGACGGCCCCGATGCATTCCGCCAGATCGAGGAGGAAGTGATCCTCTCACTCAGCCCCCGCCACTCGGTGATCGCAACCGGCGGAAGCGTCATCTGGAGCAGGGCCGCAATGGAGCACCTGAAATCTCTTGGAGTTGTTGTGTACCTGGAGATCTCCTGTTCCGAGATGGAAAAGAGGATCAAAAACATCACAACACGGGGTATCGTCCTCCTTCCGGACCAGACCCTCCGCGAGATGTACGAGAGCCGGGTACCCCTCTATGAGCAGTATGCCGACATCACGATCGCATCTTCAGAAAAGGATGTGGAGTCTGTTGTCAGGGAACTGCATGCGATTTCATAA